In Phaseolus vulgaris cultivar G19833 chromosome 10, P. vulgaris v2.0, whole genome shotgun sequence, a single genomic region encodes these proteins:
- the LOC137818453 gene encoding UDP-glucuronate 4-epimerase 3, translating to MSHIDSAPSTPGKFKMEKASYFNRVRWHTSLAKLAVWSFVFLGAILIFFFRSPASSPVPADLSRRSLRTYNWGGPVWEKRVRASARVRSRNGFAVLVTGAAGFVGTHVSAALKRRGDGVLGIDNFNEYYDPSLKRARQLLLERTGVYIVEGDINDEALLRKLFEVVPFTHVMHLAAQAGVRYAMENPGSYVHSNIAGFVNLLEVCKSVNPQPAIVWASSSSVYGLNTKVPFSERDRTDQPASLYAATKKAGEEIAHTYNHIYGLSLTGLRFFTVYGPWGRPDMAYFFFTRDILKGKVIPIFEAANHGTVARDFTYIDDIVRGCLGALDTAEKSTGSGGKKRGPAQLRVFNLGNTSPVPVSDLVGILERLLKIKAKRNIMKLPRNGDVQFTHANISYAQRELGYKPTTDLHSGLKKFVRWYLNYYSGGKKAVE from the coding sequence ATGTCGCACATAGACAGTGCCCCTTCGACCCCAGGGAAGTTCAAGATGGAGAAAGCCTCGTACTTTAACCGCGTGCGGTGGCACACCTCGCTGGCGAAGCTCGCCGTGTGGTCCTTCGTGTTTTTGGGCGCGATCTTGATCTTCTTTTTCCGGTCGCCGGCATCGTCGCCGGTGCCGGCGGACCTCTCGCGGAGGTCACTGAGGACCTACAACTGGGGCGGACCCGTCTGGGAGAAACGGGTCCGAGCCTCTGCCCGGGTCCGGTCCCGAAATGGGTTTGCCGTTTTGGTCACCGGGGCCGCTGGCTTTGTCGGCACCCATGTTTCTGCGGCGCTGAAACGCCGCGGAGATGGGGTTCTGGGAATTGACAATTTCAATGAGTATTACGACCCTTCACTAAAACGTGCACGCCAGTTGCTTTTGGAGCGCACTGGAGTGTACATAGTGGAAGGTGATATCAATGATGAAGCACTCTTGAGGAAGCTATTTGAGGTTGTTCCTTTCACTCATGTTATGCACTTGGCTGCTCAGGCTGGTGTGAGGTATGCCATGGAGAATCCTGGCTCTTATGTGCATAGCAACATTGCTGGTTTTGTGAATTTGCTCGAGGTTTGTAAGAGTGTGAATCCACAACCTGCTATTGTGTGGGCATCTAGTAGCTCAGTTTATGGACTCAACACTAAGGTTCCATTCTCTGAGAGGGATAGGACTGATCAGCCTGCTAGTTTGTATGCTGCCACTAAGAAGGCTGGTGAGGAGATTGCTCACACTTATAACCATATCTATGGTCTTTCATTGACTGGCTTGAGGTTCTTCACTGTTTATGGCCCTTGGGGTAGGCCTGATATGGCTTACTTCTTCTTCACTAGGGATATTTTGAAGGGGAAGGTGATACCTATATTTGAGGCTGCGAATCATGGCACCGTTGCAAGGGATTTTACTTATATTGATGATATTGTGAGGGGTTGTTTAGGGGCTCTGGATACGGCAGAAAAAAGCACAGGGAGTGGGGGGAAGAAGAGGGGGCCTGCACAGTTGAGGGTGTTCAATTTGGGTAATACTTCGCCTGTGCCGGTTAGTGATCTTGTGGGTATCTTGGAGAGGCTTCTGAAGATTAAGGCAAAGAGGAACATAATGAAGTTGCCACGGAATGGTGATGTTCAGTTTACACATGCCAACATCAGCTACGCTCAGAGGGAGCTCGGGTATAAGCCAACCACAGATCTGCATAGTGGTTTGAAGAAATTTGTGCGGTGGTACCTGAATTACTACTCTGGTGGGAAGAAAGCTGTTGAGTGA